The Vibrio penaeicida sequence ACGAAGGAAATCACGTGAATCTTGCGAAACCGCTTCTAAACCATTGTGATTAAGAAGTTCCGCCAATAGCCTCGCCGACCATATTTCGCCGTGTCCCATTGCTGATGATTTTTGAGCACTGCTTAATGGGTAAGACAATTCGCCTAACCCAGAAAATTCCGTGTTAAGAACATCAAGCAAAGGCGCTGCACGTTCTGCTGGCAACAAGCTTTCAATTAATTGTGTTTGGTATTGTCTGAGTTCTTGCAACGCTTCATGCGCTAAACGCCCGTCTTTTTCTAACGCCGCCAGCCAAGCGATAAGTTGGTTTGTCGTGCTACCCGCTGCCGACACAACAACCAAGTCATTCGTATCCGAATATTCTTTGAGTATGCTCACCACACGTTGATAGCATTCGGCATCCGCCAAGCTACTGCCACCAAATTTATGCAATTGACGTTCGAGAGTCATTACGCCACCTCCTTGGCTTTTGCAAAGGCTTGCTTCAAATCAGCGATCAGATCTTGCGCATCTTCAAGACCCACAGACAAACGTAGTAATGTTGGGGCAATGCCCGCTTCTTCTTGCGCTTCATCACTCATGGCACGATGGGTCATTGAACTAGGGTGACAGATCAGGCTTTCCACCCCTCCCAATGATTCTGCGAGCGAGAAAAGCTGGAGAGAACTGGCAAAACATTTCATTTGCTCAAAGCTTCCATTCAATTCAAAGCTGAGCATAGAACCAAAGCCCGATTGCTGCTTTTTGGCAATGTCATGACCTGGGTGCTCTGGCAAACTTGGATGGTAAATGGTGCCAACCAATTCATGTGTTTTCAAAAATTCTAATATCGTGTTCGAGCTCTCTTCATGAGCTCGCATACGTGCACCAAGTGTACGTAGGCCTCGTAGAGTCATATAACTGTCGAAAGGCGTGCCAGTTGCGCCAATGCAGTTACCCCACCACGCTAAATCTTCCGCGTGTTTTTCATCTTTACAAATGATGACACCACCAATCACGTCAGAGTGACCATTAATGAATTTAGTCGTGGAATGCACAACGAAATCTGCACCAAGAGTAAGCGGTTTTTGGTAAACCGGTGTTAAAAACGTGTTATCGACTGCGACAAGCGCACCGACTTGTTTTGCTTGTTCGCAAATTTTCGCAATATCAACAACACGTACCAAAGGGTTTGATGGTGTTTCAAGTAAGACCAGTTTAGGTTTTTTGCTGAGTGCTTCAGCAAGAGCGGCTTCATCGGATTGATCAACAAATTCAACTTTGAAGTCACCCTTTAGTGAGCGAGTGTTAAAGAGTCGATAAGTACCACCATAGCAATCGTGTGGCGCGACAATAAGATCGTCAGGACCTAAGAATGCCGTCACCCAAAGGTTAATGGCTGCTGTACCAGTATTGGTTATGATGGCGTTTGCACCTTCTTCCAGCTCAGCTAAAGCTTGCTCTAGCAAGCCTCGATTTGGGTTACCTGAACGCGTGTAGTCATATTTGGGCACTTCACCAAACGCAGGAAAGCCATAGTTCGTAGACAAGTAAATTGGTGGGACAACTGCGTGATACTGAGTATCCGCTTCAATACCAGTGCGTACGGCAATAGTGGCTGGCTTTCGTTGGCTCATAAATAGGGTCTTCCTTTCCTGTGGTGCAAACTTTTCGAGCCTCTGTTATACCAATTACGAACGCGAGTTAACATGCGTGTAACGTGTTTTAACAGAGATAGTCACGATTAATATGCAATACTTTAGCGTTCTCATTTTAGGACGTCAACACTTCTAGACGTCCATATGTCTTTGCTTGTGGCAGTAAAAGTCGCTAAAATCGTTTTTATGAACGGCTAAGTCGCTAAAACACATGAAAAGAGCTTTCTGTGCGGAGTAGCCATATAACTTAGATAAATAATAATTGAAGGTGCGCAATGGCAGATTGGAATGGCGAATACATAAGCCCCTATGCTGAGCATGGTAAAAAAAGCGAACAAGTAAAAAAAATTACAGTATCGATTCCGTTAAAAGTACTTAAAGTACTGACAGACGAAAGAACACGCCGCCAAATTAACAATCTGCGTCACGCCACCAATAGCGAACTGCTTTGTGAAGCTTTTCTCCACGCTTATACAGGCCAGCCATTACCGACAGATGAAGATTTGAGAAAAGATCGCCCAGACGATATTCCGAGTGAAGTGAAAAAAATCATGACGGAAATGGGCATCGAGTTCGAAGCCTACGACGAAGAATAAGCAAAAAAGAGGGGATAGCCTAGGCTATCCCCTCTTTTTTATGTGTATTGAAAAAGCAATGTACGTTTAATCTGACACACATGAAAAGTGAATCAGATTGTCATATTCAGGATTGCATATAGTTTTCAGGCATTTCAATTCGAGCAACGCCTGAATCAATGGCAGCTTGCGCAACAGCTTTTGCTACACGTGGTAGTAAACGAGCGTCCATCGGTTTCGGGATGATGTAACCGGAACCAAATTCTAGCGCCGTAACACCTGCCGCTTTTTTCACTTCTTCTGGTACAGGCTCTTTTGCTAATTGTCGAATAGCATCCACCGCTGCGAGCTTCATTTCATCATTAATTTCACTGGCACGAACATCCAACGCACCACGGAAAAGAAATGGGAAACAAATAACATTGTTAACCTGATTCGGGTAATCGCTTCGACCCGTCCCCATGATCAGATCATTACGAACTTGATGGGCGACTTCCGGTTTGATTTCTGGATCAGGGTTAGAACACGCGAAGACAACAGGTTTATCCGCCATCAACTTTAGAGCTTCTGCAGGCAACAAATCAGGGCCAGACACACCTAAGAAAAGGTCGGCACCCTCAATAACATCTTCCAACGTGCGCTTATCTGTATTGTTCGCAAACAGCTGCTTGTATTCATTCAGGTCATCACGGCGAGTATGAATCACACCTTTACGATCCAGCATGTAGATTTTTTCGCGCTGTGCGCCACATTTGATCAGCAGTTCCATGCACGCAACGGCAGCAGCCCCCGCACCTAAACAAACAATTGTCGCATCTTCGAGTTTCTTATCTTGAAGTTCAATCGCATTCAACATACCGGCAGCCGTCACAATAGCCGTGCCGTGTTGGTCGTCATGAAAGATGGGAACATCACAACGCTCGATAAGTCGCTGCTCAATTTCAAAGCAATCTGGCGCTTTAATGTCTTCTAAGTTAATGCCGCCAAACGTATCGGCAATGTTGGCGACGGTATCAACAAATTCATCAATCGTGCGATGTTTCACTTCGATATCGATGGAATCAAGACCAGCAAAACGCTTAAAAAGAAGCGATTTACCTTCCATCACAGGTTTGGACGCTAGTGGTCCTAGGTTACCCAACCCAAGAATGGCTGTACCGTTAGAAATGACAGCCACCATATTACCTTTGGCAGTGTACTTATAAACATTGTCAGCATTTTGCGCGATCTCACGTACAGGTTCGGCTACGCCAGGGCTGTAAGCCAGCGCGAGGTCTTCTACTGTATTGGCTGGCTTGGTGAGTTCGACGGAAATTTTACCGGGAGTAGGTTGAGCGTGATAATCCAGAGCTTGTTGGCGAAAATCTTGTTGGCTGTTGTCTTCAGACATGTGGGGACGTTCCAATTATTGTTTTTTGAGTAGGTAAAAGGTGTTTCTTGCATTGTTAGCTGAAGCCGACCGCAAATTTAACTTCAACTCTTTATTATACTAAAGTATGACTTGCAATCTTCATAGATTGCCAGCGTCAAAGAAAGGTCATTTTGAAAGAGCTAAGACCACTTAACCGAGAGCTAAATCAAAAAACATTTATTTCATGAACGAAAAAAGGACGCCGAGGCGTCCTTTTCAAATTTGGTCAGTATTACGAATTCGTAATTACTTGCTGCTAAGAGCACCAAAACGCTTGTTGAAGCGATCAACACGGCCGCCAGTATCAACGATACGCTGCTTACCAGTGTAGAACGGGTGACATTTGTCACATACGTCTAGGTGGATAGAATCTTTGTCTAGAGTTGTTTTGAACTCAAAAGTGTTGCCACAAGAACATGTTGCTGCAACAGCTTTGTATTCTGGGTGAATACCTACTTTCATGGGATAACCTCAAATTGGGCCGTGTCGCCATCCGATTCTATGCCGGACACCACACGTAGTTTCAGATAAATCGATGCGGAATGACCACATCATCAAGGCGCAGTATAGTAATGAAACATTTAGGTAGGATCAACCTATTTGGCAGTTTTTTCGCCAACTATTTTTGATTTAGAGGCAGTTTTCACCCGTTTACCCTACGGGTAAGAAAATTCGAGTTTAGCCAGATTTGATGGATAGGTTACTTAGCGAATCTTACTCAGTTATACTCACTTTATTCCTATCAGGTTCTTTATAAAAGATTTATGCGCCCTTCTATTGCCAGAGTCGCTTTGCCCGTACCATTGGACAAGCAATTTGATTACCTAATTGCCCCCCATCAATTTCCAGTGATTGGCGGTCGCGTGAGCGTACCTTTTGGCAGGCAAACTTTGGTTGGTATTGTAACGGAGCTCGTCAGCCAGTCTGAGTTTCCCGTTCATCAGCTAAAGGGAATTAAAGCAGTACTTGATGAGTCACCGGTTTGGCAAGGTTCTCTGTACGCATTACTGCAGTGGTGCAGCCAATTTTATCTCTATCCACTAGGTGACACGTTAGCGAATGCTATGCCTGCTTTATTAAGGAAGGGAAAGCCTGCCAACTTCAGTACTTTAAAAGAATGGGTTATTACTTCCTCTGGTAAAGACCAAATCATGAGCGGGTTTGGTCGAGCCGTTCAGCAAGCAAAAGCAATGCACTTACTCGCAAACGGAACTGTTCCCCATCAAGTGATGCTCGACAACGAAATATCCAGCCAGGTATTGAAAACCTTGCAAGAGAAAGGCTGGGTAGAACAAATAGAAAGTAAGCCTGTTGCCTTAGATTGGACAAAGCAAGTAGAAAGCACTGAGGAAAAGCCCAAGCTCAACGAAGAGCAATCTGTTGCGATTGCAGCTGTAAATAGCCATAAGGACTTTGGCTGTTTTCTGTTGGAAGGGGTTACTGGTTCGGGTAAAACCGAAGTTTACTTGAATATGATTAAGCCCGTTCTCGATAAAGGAAGGCAGGCACTGGTTTTGGTACCAGAGATTGGATTAACACCGCAAACCATCAATCGATTCAAACGTCGCTTTAATGTCCCAGTAGAAGTTATTCATTCAGGATTAAACGATACCGAACGTTTGAATGCTTGGTTAGCGGCACGTGATAAACACGCCGGTATTGTCATCGGGACTCGCTCTGCATTACTGACGCCGTTTGCCGATCTTGGCATCATCATTGTCGACGAAGAACACGACGCTTCATATAAACAACAAGACAGTTTGCGTTATCACGCTAGAGATGTTGCGGTGATGCGAGCGGCTAAAGAGAAGATTCCTGTCATATTAGGCAGTGCAACCCCTGCTCTCGAAACTCTCCACAATGCATTGAATGGTAAATATCATCACTTAACCTTGGCTAACCGCGCTGGTGCCGCCATGCCCACAACCAATAAAGTGCTGGACGTAAAAGGGCTATACCTTGAGAGCGGCTTATCCGCCCCATTGATTGCCGAAATGCGCAAGCACTTAACGGCTGGCAACCAAGTCATGCTATTCCTCAATCGCCGAGGCTACTCACCTGCCCTCATGTGTCATGAATGTGGGTGGATTGCCGAATGCCACCGTTGCGATGCCTACTATACATTTCATCAAAATAGTCGAGAAATGCGATGCCACCACTGTGGTGCTCAACATCCAGTCTTGCATCAGTGCCAAGGCTGCGGCTCGACACAATTGGTATCCGTCGGTGTTGGCACAGAGCAGTTGGAAGAACAACTTGCCAGCTTGTTTCCCGAATTCAAAGCAATCCGAATAGACAGGGACAGTACCCGACGTAAAGGCAGCCTAGAGAGTGCCTTGAAATCCATTCGGAATAACGAATATCAAATCCTGATTGGCACGCAAATGCTGGCGAAAGGTCACCATTTTCCAGACGTCACGCTCGTTGCGCTGATTGATGTTGATAGCTCGTTGTACAGCAGTGACTTTAGAGCTTCCGAAAGGCTAGCTCAGCTCTTTATTCAAGTGGCAGGGCGTGCAGGTCGAGCCAGCAAAGCAGGGGAAGTCATCTTACAAACACACCATCCTGAACATCAGTTACTGCAAGCTCTTCTTCATAAAGGGTATGGACATTTTGCTCAAACAGCACTTGAAGAAAGGAAGCTTGCCTTACTGCCACCTTACACTTTTCTTACCTTATTTCGCGCTGAAGCAAATCATGAAGAAACGGGTGAGCAATTCCTAAGACAAGTAAGACAAACCATTGAATCTAATCCAATTTTCAACAGAGAATGCATGGTATTAGGTCCAATGCCCGCACCATTAGCTAGACGCGCTGGCAAGTCGCGTTGGCAACTAATATTGCAAGCTCCGTCACGATCTTTAATGCAAAAATTGTTGTACAGTTCAAAGGTCGTCATAGACGCACTGCCATTGGCAAAAAAAGTGCGATGGACAACCGATATTGAGCCCCAAGATCTTAGTTAGAAGTAAAATCTCTGTAAATTGATGTGATGTCAGTTCTGTTACTCAACGGTATTTTGTAGCTAGTTTGAGAAAATGAATATGATCCTATGTGATTGATGTCACGCTACTTATGCAAAATTTGTTAATCTGCCCGTAAATTAATCTTAATTTAGAGCATAAAATATCCAATAAAAAAGTTGCTCACGTCAGCGCTAGATATAAATCTTATAGATGCTATTACAGCCATGAAAAATAAAGAGGACAACTTACTATGGCGACAATGAAGGATGTTGCCCAGCTAGCAGGAGTTTCTACTGCAACCGTATCACGAGCTCTGATGAACCCTGAGAAGGTTTCATCTACTACGCGTAAACGTGTAGAGAGCGCCGTTTTGGAAGCTGGTTATTCACCGAATTCACTGGCAAGAAACTTACGACGTAATGAATCCAAAACCATCGTTGCAATTGTACCTGACATCTGTGACTCCTATTTCACTGAGATCATTCGTGGCATTGAAGATGTAGCTGTGGAAAATGGATATCTCGTACTGTTGGGGGACAGCGGTCAGCAAAAGAAACGAGAAAGCTCGTTGGTCAACTTGGTTTTCACTAAACAAGCCGATGGCATGTTGCTTTTGGGTACGCACTTGCCATTCGATGTCAGCAAACCGGAACAAAAAAACCTGCCACCACTGGTGATGGCTTGTGAATTTGCACCGGAACTGGAATTGCCGACAGTCCATATTGATAACCTAACATCTTCTTTCGAGGCGGTGAACTATTTGACGCAAATGGGCCACTCCAAGATTGCTCAGATTTCAGGGCCAGACGATGCTGCGCTTTGCCAGTTTAGAAACCAAGGGTATCAGCAAGCGCTGAGAAGAGCTGGCATAACGATGAACCCCACTTATAAAGAGATGGGAGATTTCACCTTTGAGTCTGGTCACAAGGCAGTCACCAAATTGCTTTCGTTACCAGAGCCACCAACCGCTGTTTTCTGTCATAACGACGCCATGGCAATTGGAGCAATCAAAGGAGCAAAAGCCGCAGGATTAAAAGTACCTCAAGATTTATCCGTTGTAGGCTTCGATGATATTCAGTTTGCTGAATTCTGCGACCCTCCACTAACGACCATCACGCAGCCACGCTATGAAATCGGTCGACAAGCCATGCTGATGCTGCTTGAAATCTTGAAAGGTCGTGACGTTCACGCAGGTTCACGCCTGTTGGAAACACACTTGAAAATCCGAGAAAGCGCCGCTCCACCAAGAACTTAACACGTCGAAAGTGGACTCACCTGCAAGCTTTTCACTGGTAACACTGGTTTTCCAGAGCAATTCTGGATTACCATGTTACCCGTTTTTTATTGACTGCAAGCTGTTAAACCGTGGCAAATAAAGATTACGTAAGAAGAGGGCGTGGGCAAAAGAAGCCTACCAGAAAACAAACATCCAATAAGAAGCCGTGGAAAGCAGGTCTTATCGCCATTTTACTTGCTGGCGGGTTTGGTTATGGGCTTTATATACTCAGCCAAGATCCTGAACCACCCAAACCTCAGATTGCTCAGAAACCGAAGAAACCGGTGAGCAAACCTAAACCACTGCCACCACCACCTGAAGAAAAGTGGGAATACGTCGATTCACTTCCAAAGCGAGAAGTGCAAGTCGAAGCCAAAGAGCAAGTGGTGTCGGAGATTCCATATATAATGCAATGCGGAGCCTATAAAACGCTCGCGCAAGCAGAAGCACGTAAAGTAGATATAGCCTTTCAAGGCATCAGCAGTAAGATCCGTAAAAAGGAAGGCAGTAGCTGGTATCGTGTCGTGCTCGGACCGTATGTTAAAAAACGCGATGCAGAGCGCGATCGTCACAAACTTCAGCGCGCCAAGATAGAGCCTTGTGCCATCTGGAAAGAGTCGCAATAGAACACTGCGTTCATGACTAAATTCACAAGGGAGCCGTTGGCTCCCTTGTTTTTTTATCTCCAGCCCTCATATCCGAGTTATATCGCGAGCGAATTAATAGGTTAATAAAAGTGACTACTATCGTATCTGTACGCCGAAATAATAAAGTCGTCATCGCCGGAGACGGTCAAGTATCGTTGGGTAACACCGTAATGAAAGGCAACGCAAAGAAAGTGCGCCGCCTCTACAATAATAAAGTACTAGCTGGATTTGCCGGCGGTACGGCAGACGCCTTCACTCTTTTCGAGAGATTTGAAAGCAAACTGCAAATGCATCAAGGTCACCTAACAAAAGCGGCCGTTGAATTGGCAAAAGACTGGCGCAGTGACCGCGCATTAAGAAAACTTGAAGCTCTACTCGCCGTAGCGGATGAAACAGCCTCGCTTATCATCACTGGTAATGGTGATGTGGTTCAGCCAGAAAACGATCTCATCGCCATTGGCTCTGGTGGTAACTTTGCGCAAGCCGCAGCCACTGCTCTGCTCGAAAATACAGAGTTAGACGCCCGTGAAATCGCTGAAAAATCGCTGAAAATTGCTGGTGATATTTGTGTTTTCACCAACCACCATCATACCGTTGAAGAACTCGACACCGCGGCGCAAGAATAATAAGGATTACCCTATGTCTGAAATGACACCTAGAGAAATTGTTCACGAATTAAATCGTCATATCATCGGTCAAGACAAAGCCAAGCGCGCTGTAGCCATTGCGCTTCGTAACCGCTGGCGTCGAATGCAGCTCGAAGAAAGCTTGCGAGCTGAAGTCACCCCAAAGAACATCTTAATGATCGGCCCAACGGGTGTGGGTAAAACAGAAATTGCTCGCCGCCTAGCTAAGTTAGCCAATGCTCCGTTCATGAAAGTAGAAGCAACGAAATTCACAGAAGTAGGCTATGTCGGCAAAGAAGTCGAAACCATTATCCGTGATTTGACCGACGTTGCGATCAAAATGACGCATCAGCAAGCGATGGAAAAAGTAAAATTCCGCGCGGAAGAACAAGCTGAAGAACGCATTCTGGATGCATTGCTTCCTCCACCACGTGAAGGCTGGGGTTCAAGCGAGAACACAGAAGATAAGTCCAATACTCGTCAAGTTTTCCGCAAGAAGCTGCGTGAAGGCAAGCTAGACGACAAAGAGATCGACATTGAAGTGGCTGCGCCTCAAATGGGCGTGGAAATCATGGCTCCTCCTGGTATGGAAGAGATGACCAACCAACTTCAAGGCATGTTCCAGAACCTTGCAGGCGATACCAAGAAAAGCCGCAAGATGAAGATCAAAGACGCATTTAAAGCGCTAGCTGAAGAAGAAGCCGCGAAACTCGTCAACCAAGAAGAACTGAAAGAACAAGCCATCTATAACGTAGAAAATAATGGCATTGTCTTCATTGATGAAATTGACAAAATCTGTAAACGTGGCGAGAGCTCCGGTCCAGATGTGTCTCGCGAAGGTGTCCAGCGCGATCTGCTTCCTTTGATCGAAGGTAGCACGGTGTCGACCAAGCACGGCATGGTAAAAACAGACCATATTCTGTTTGTCGCGTCCGGCGCATTCCAAGTAGCGAAGCCATCCGATCTGATCCCAGAACTGCAAGGTCGTCTACCTATTCGTGTTGAGCTAGAAGCCCTAACAAGCGAAGACTTCAAACGCATTCTAACCGAACCTAAAGCTTCTCTGACTGAGCAATATTCCGCGCTAATGGCGACGGAGTCTGTCGATGTGAGCTTTACTGAAGACGGCATCTCACAGATTGCTGACGCAGCATGGCAAGTCAACGAAACCACAGAAAATATCGGTGCCCGACGTTTGCATACCGTAATGGAGCGCTTGATGGAAGAGATCTCATTTGAAGCCACTGAGAAAGGTGGAAGTGCAGTGACAATTGATTCCGCCTACGTGCAATCCAAGTTAGGTGAATTTGTAGAAGACGAAGATTTAAGCCGATTCATTCTATAAACATCCCGTATTTGATATAAAACAAGCCCGCCGCACTTAAGCGGGCTTTTTGTATTCACCATTTCAAAGTCGTTGTTATACTGGATGCAAATCGAGCAACGACGTACGAAGCATGAGACAATCTTTAAGTGCATGGCTGGGCGCCGCTCGCCCCAAAACACTGCCTTTGGCCTTTGCCTCTATCGCAACAGGCAGCAGCCTAGCTTTATTCAATGGTCATTTTTCTCTTCCTGTAATGCTGCTAGCCTTACTGACGGCGATTCTGTTACAGATACTCTCCAACTTAGCCAACGATTATGGTGACGCTCAAAAAGGCACTGACAACGAAGACAGAATAGGTCCTATGCGCGCGATCCAATCGGGTGCTGTCGATGCAAAAACCATGAGAAATGCCATTATCATCAATATTGTTCTCACGATACTGTCTGGTCTCGCTCTCATTTTTTATGCTCTGCAATCCCCCACCAGCATTGCCGCATTTCTAGCACTGGGGTTGCTCGCTATAGTAGCTGCCATCGCCTATACGGTGGGTAACAAGCCTTATGGTTATATCGGTTTAGGGGATCTTTCGGTGTTCATCTTCTTTGGGCTACTTGGCGTTGCTGGCACCTTTTTTCTTCATACTGGTTTTATTGATGCCACCATTTTCCTCCCTTCGATTGGTTGTGGGCTCTTGGCCGTGGCTGTCCTTAACATCAACAACATGAGGGACATCGACAACGATGCCGCTTGTGGCAAACGCACGATGGCGGTTCGTCTTGGCGCTCAACGTGCAAAACGCTACCACATGTTGTTGTTAGCTGGCGGAACGGTCCCCTTCATAGCATTTTTAGCTTTACAGAGCACTGCATTAGCTTGGGGGTTGAGTATGTTGCTAGCCGTATTATTTGTGGTCAATCATGGCAGAGCGGTACTTGCTGCCTCTTCCCCAACGGAACTGGCGCCCATGATGCCCGTCATTGTTAAATGTGCCTTGATAACTAACCTCTTATTCTCAATCGTGATCACGGGTCAAACTCTGATGACTTAATTGAGCCTTGTCATTGCAATGACTTACTAGGCATATATACTCGAATACAGAACTGCGTAACAGAAGACGACTTGCTTATGGAATACAACACCTCAGCACTATGCGATATCTACTTGGATCAAGTAGATGTAGTGGAACCTATGTTCAGTAATTTTGGTGGTAGTGCCTCGTTCGCGGGTCAGCTTACAACCGTGAAATGCTTTGAAGATAACGGCTTAATCAGAAAGGTATTGGAACAAGATGGTGTAGGTCGAGTATTACTCATCGACGGAGGCGGTTCACTACGCCGTGCTTTAATCGATGCAGATCTGTCGTCTTTAGCAGAAGAAAATGAATGGGAAGGCATTGTGGTTTACGGGTGTGTGCGCGAAGTCGACGAACTCGAAGACATGAACATCGGTATCCAAGCCCTCGCCTCTATTCCAGTCGGTGCAGCGCAGCAAAGCGTTGGTGAAATCGATGTTGCCGTCAACTTTGGTGGTGTAACCTTCCTACCAGAAGATTACCTCTACGCTGATAACACAGGCATCATCATCTCCCAAGAGCCTCTCGACTCCGACTTAGAAAGCGAAGACGACGACTTCTCAGACGAAGAAGAATAAACAAGTCTCTTCACCCTAGCACTCATACCAAAAAAGCAGCCATCGGCTGCTTTTTTGTATTCTTGAATTTCTATAGTTTCCTACACAGTACGCTTGTGTAGTTCTAGGAGGGGGCGCGGAATTTATAAGCATAAATGAGCACCACCGACAACGAAATACGCGAGCGTACGCCGTAGGAAAAAGAAATTATTCTACGTCGTCCATCTTCCCAAGAAGATTACGAATACGCTCCTGCCACGCAGTGTGCTCTTCACGCATCTTAATGTTTTGTGACTCTAACTCTTCACGGTTGCTTTTCAGCTCGTTTGCTTCGGAATTAAGTTGAGCGTTT is a genomic window containing:
- the zapB gene encoding cell division protein ZapB, with protein sequence MSLEVLEQLEVKIQTAVDTIALLQMEVEELKEQNAQLNSEANELKSNREELESQNIKMREEHTAWQERIRNLLGKMDDVE
- the rraA gene encoding ribonuclease E activity regulator RraA — translated: MEYNTSALCDIYLDQVDVVEPMFSNFGGSASFAGQLTTVKCFEDNGLIRKVLEQDGVGRVLLIDGGGSLRRALIDADLSSLAEENEWEGIVVYGCVREVDELEDMNIGIQALASIPVGAAQQSVGEIDVAVNFGGVTFLPEDYLYADNTGIIISQEPLDSDLESEDDDFSDEEE
- a CDS encoding 1,4-dihydroxy-2-naphthoate polyprenyltransferase, with the protein product MRQSLSAWLGAARPKTLPLAFASIATGSSLALFNGHFSLPVMLLALLTAILLQILSNLANDYGDAQKGTDNEDRIGPMRAIQSGAVDAKTMRNAIIINIVLTILSGLALIFYALQSPTSIAAFLALGLLAIVAAIAYTVGNKPYGYIGLGDLSVFIFFGLLGVAGTFFLHTGFIDATIFLPSIGCGLLAVAVLNINNMRDIDNDAACGKRTMAVRLGAQRAKRYHMLLLAGGTVPFIAFLALQSTALAWGLSMLLAVLFVVNHGRAVLAASSPTELAPMMPVIVKCALITNLLFSIVITGQTLMT